A region from the Tachyglossus aculeatus isolate mTacAcu1 chromosome Y4, mTacAcu1.pri, whole genome shotgun sequence genome encodes:
- the LOC119946982 gene encoding LOW QUALITY PROTEIN: butyrophilin subfamily 2 member A2-like (The sequence of the model RefSeq protein was modified relative to this genomic sequence to represent the inferred CDS: inserted 1 base in 1 codon): protein MIIREGSVDTMSCSVQNALLRQEKGTGISTGNPPEMENSMGKVLASIPLAQCLPTASGEFCQWPIRHSNAAFLLEGGALQHQVLELILEKSPHPVPGEAGVMKKMAGFPESFMSRFLLLLLQLLTLGSAQFSVIGPAEPILALEGGDAEMSCHLNTKESAEDMEVRWFRSQLPNIVHLYQNGKDQFGKQMEEYRGRTELVKDAMDYGSVTLRIHHVRISDAGNYHCIFIDGRGYDDEAPLELQVVAPLFPTALSLKVALGVNLPVLGLLIAGGLYLIWKQHRDKEKLLIELGWSRAQIHQTNVTLHPDTAHPYLVLSEDQKRVTMGHTLQDLPSNPDRFSRSPCVLGRQGFTFGRHCWEVEVGQATVWYVGVCRENVWRKEWISATPAYGFWTLEKDGDRYWARTSPLTRLPLTRAPLRVVVYLDYEAGDVSFYSGTDGSHIYTFPRAAFSGTLRPFFHLYRIDDSLTICPVPDGAEEXPCRPPARETPVTSPPPPQGVGPASAPGDGVPLPGDDAPLHPPPSPAQPQGPSCPLGSRPAPALCSLQLPGPSQGCSSLCPRLLRCGMGGEEEEWGK from the exons ATGATCATCCGAGAAGGCTCTGTGGATACCATGTCCTGCTCCGTCCAGAATGCCCTCCTCAGACAGGAGAAGGGGACAGGGATTTCCACAGGAAATCCCCCAGAAATGGAGAATTCCATGGGGAAAGTCCTGGCCAGTATACCCCTGGCCCAGTG TCTTCCAACTGCCTCGGGTGAGTTCTGCCAGTGGCCGATAAGACATTCAAATGCGGCCTTTCTTTTGGAGGGTGGTGCCCTTCAACACCAAGTGTTGGAActgatcttggagaa AAGTCCTCACCCTGTGCCTGGGGAAGCAGGAG TGATGAAGAAAATGGCAGGTTTCCCAGAATCCTTCATGTccagattcctcctcctcctcctccagctgctcaCACTGGGTTCAG CTCAGTTTTCTGTGATTGGACCAGCTGAGCCCATCCTGGCGTTGGAGGGGGGAGATGCTGAGATGTCCTGTCACCTGAACACTAAGGAGAGTGCTGAGGACATGGAGGTGAGGTGGTTCCGATCCCAGCTTCCTAACATTGTGCACCTGTACCAGAATGGAAAGGACCAGTTTGGAAAGCAGATGGAGGAGTATCgagggaggacagagttggtgAAAGATGCCATGGATTATGGGAGCGTGACTTTGAGAATACACCATGTCAGAATCTCTGATGCGGGAAACTATCACTGCATTTTCATTGATGGCAGGGGGTATGATGACGAAGCCCCTCTGGAGCTGCAGGTGGTTG CTCCCCTCTTCCCGACGGCTTTATCCTTGAAGGTGGCCCTGGGTGTGAACCTCCCCGTGTTGGGACTGCTGATCGCTGGGGGcctttatctcatctggaaacagCACAGGGACAAAG AGAAACTCCTGATCGAGCTCG GGTGGAGCCGGGCCCAGATACACCAGA CCAACGTCACTCTCCATCCAGACACGGCGCATCCTTATCTCGTCCTGTCCGAGGATCAGAAACGGGTGACAATGGGACACACACTTCAGGACCTGCCCTCCAACCCGGACAGATTCAGTCGTTCTCCCTGTGTGCTGGGCCGCCAGGGCTTCACCTTCGGGAGACACtgctgggaggtggaggtgggacaaGCGACTGTGTGGTACGTGGGGGTTTGTAGGGAAAATGTGTGGAGAAAAGAGTGGATCTCAGCGACCCCTGCGTATGGATTCTGGACCTTGGAGAAAGATGGAGATAGATACTGGGCCCGCACTTCTCCCCTCACCCGTCTCCCCCTGACCAGAGCCCCCCTCCGGGTGGTGGTTTACCTGGACTACGAGGCTGGAGACGTCTCCTTCTACAGTGGCACTGACGGATCCCACATCTACACTTTCCCCCGCGCCGCCTTCTCGGGGACCCTCCGACCTTTCTTCCACCTTTATCGCATCGATGactccctgaccatctgccctgtGCCCGATGGGGCTGAGG AGCCATGTCGTCCCCCCGCCAGGGAGACCCCagtgacctcccccccccccccccaaggggtGGGACCAGCCTCAGCCCCTGGGGATGGGGTTCCCCTCCCTGGGGACGATGCCCCATtgcacccccccccctccccagcccagccccagggtCCCTCCTGCCCCTTAGGGAGCCGCCCGGCCCCTGCCCTCTGCTCCCTGCAGCTCCCCGGCCCCTCCCAGGGCTGCAGCTCCCTGTGTCCCCGCCTCCTCCGCTGTGgaatgggtggggaggaagaagaatgggGAAAATAG
- the LOC119947152 gene encoding butyrophilin subfamily 1 member A1-like, whose translation MLKRRTDFGHLPDHPEGQRLDEEHGRFSESFTSKLFVILLFLQLLTMGSAQFFVIGPAEPILALEGGDAEILCHLNTKESAEDMEVRWFRSHPSNIVHLYEYGEEQFGRQMDEYRGRTELVKDAIDYGSVAVRIRNVRVSDEGKYHCFFYDGIYDEEATLELQVVAPLFPTAFSLMVALGVTLPVLGLLIAGGLYYLIRKHPRDKETLLIMLRQTLVELRPTNVTLHPDTAHRYLILSEDRKRVTLTFTWQELPDNPDRFTDSYCVLGRERFSSGRHCWEVEVGRANVWYLGVCMENVRRKGAISESPADGFWAVKKDGNGYWALTSPTVPLPLTTAPLRVVVYLDYEAGDVSFYSGTDGSHIYTFPQAAFSGTLLPFFHLHGFYGSLTICPVPGGAGENPIPVPAPARETPMTAPGVGPASATGDGDPLPGADAPLLAAQPSSGVPPAP comes from the exons ATGTTGAAGCGAAGAACAGATTTTGGTCATCTCCCTGACCacccagagggacagagact TGATGAAGAACATGGCAGGTTCTCAGAATCCTTCACATCCAAGCTCTTCgtcatcctcctctttctccagctgCTCACAATGGGTTCAG CTCAGTTTTTTGTTATTGGACCTGCTGAGCCCATCCTGGCTTTGGAGGGGGGAGATGCTGAAATCCTCTGTCACCTGAACACTAAGGAAAGCGCTGAGGACATGGAGGTGAGATGGTTCCGGTCCCATCCCTCTAACATCGTGCATCTGTATGAGTACGGAGAAGAACAGTTTGGAAGGCAGATGGATGAGTATCgagggaggacagagttggtgAAAGACGCCATAGATTACGGGAGTGTGGCTGTAAGAATACGCAATGTCAGAGTCTCTGATGAGGGAAAGTATCACTGCTTTTTCTATGATGGCATTTACGATGAAGAAGCCACTCTGGAGCTGCAAGTGGTTG CTCCCCTCTTCCCGACAGCTTTCTCCTTGATGGTGGCCTTGGGTGTGACCCTCCCTGTGCTGGGACTGCTCATCGCTGGGGGTCTCTATTATCTCATCCGGAAACACCCCAGGGACAAAG AGACACTCCTGATCATGCTCA GGCAGACGCTGGTAGAGTTACGCCCCA CCAACGTCACTCTCCATCCAGACACGGCGCATCGCTATCTCATCCTGTCCGAGGATCGGAAACGGGTGACACTGACATTCACATGGCAGGAACTGCCCGACAACCCGGACAGATTCACTGATAGTTACTGCGTGCTGGGCCGCGAGCGCTTCAGTTCAGGGAGACATtgctgggaggtggaggtgggaagagctaATGTCTGGTATCTGGGGGTTTGTATGGAAAATGTGAGGAGAAAAGGGGCGATCTCGGAGTCACCTGCAGATGGATTCTGGGCTGTGAAGAAAGATGGAAATGGATACTGGGCGCTCACCTCTCCAAccgtccctctccctctgaccaCAGCCCCCCTCCGGGTGGTGGTTTACCTGGACTATGAGGCTGGAGACGTCTCCTTCTATAGTGGCACTGACGGATCCCACATCTACACTTTCCCCCAAGCCGCCTTCTCGGGGACCCTCCTACCTTTCTTCCACCTTCATGGCTTCTATGgctccctgaccatctgccctgtGCCCGGTGGGGCTGGGGAAAACCCCATTCCTGTCCCTGCCCCCGCCAGAGAGACTCCAATGACCGCCCCAGGAGTGGGACCAGCCTCAGCCACTGGAGATGGGGATCCCCTCCCTGGGGCTGATGCCCCATTGCTCGCCGCCCAGCCCAGCTCAGGGGTCCCTCCTGCCCCTTAG